A genomic region of Plasmodium malariae genome assembly, chromosome: 14 contains the following coding sequences:
- the PmUG01_14053000 gene encoding conserved Plasmodium protein, unknown function, translating into MLKSKKSRIQKIIQVLENNEEDEKTLIMHINEIEQIFFECFNNENKKNSRIIHIYVIPYVNLLLERVHSHDGKNNTISFKERLITRILTFCCSILRINKSYSYLVISYFVNLFEEKYYIVKIIEYLKKIIIYLLKGLLFSKICLCAKDDDDDDDNYRNNNLNNIKQGFHNYVILKSKVFNVLMNFHFYKWITDNPYKYDLIKNLMLILTKEILFFFHVLKNKKNIFKEILREDKQIHHVINEIFDISYLNDVTDKVDLKNYDEIILIWLEQNIRLLNDLILFNLSNNANNIFHHAKDENFMNENKEDGNWSNDNSSSAKIKKAIASTFAKPRTTIKKDIIKKSKNNKIEEEQNIKKEHVTKQDKVDEEVKNEEVNNTNNDRTKYEIFNKLIYHFNSKHEFQNITNENVVITANRNDLLTGEKIVQERKYNQAEHFMDNYMNYYTNDTHYRNCMNYVNFFDNSFFDNTHNVGQQDDASQNASKYLQNLGCLINNIDQITTDNIIFLTHLMRNIFYLIREVPFVLNFFLENIFIMIEKLMHLKGNIKKRLRYHGDRNCNIHVEDNLNMSDSLDEDIEKRKGRGSNSFDKGNNNYKEKLLHCMFYYIKNELYILICRKNVNFSFYYSYITSLLNFMGEEGTTDELTKKKIQSLNNALSGKKKEQEIDIDIEEEEEEEEKKKRKKKTNENNFNCEHMNKTILRKEDYGYKKLKNEQVDIMSYLKVKMNESENENQDFKKEEKENIFINQIIKKLYLTNFKLDKEFYENFDCSRKSNLIDFIQKKKRKKKNTDIVGANTGDSNICGSPYGYDFNSNSYEQAVMKIAEGGMDLMHNSNHIVTSYQNNSNMESGVVGLNKNKPILRENFKEINDDSIVYEKRGDNKDYKISDSQWEEEMIYSTDMQNNMIEQMNYKSMYSKFLNNDLKYYDNVKSNELILGTVDLYFFLIFSQILNNNLENSVQVLGENVFIKKINNLKIINNIIKRIIINSMMKERLKFFFLTLYSIKINSICVFTGDTRNDIFLNYSTVFKIFNNLLFYAYIDEKKKKKKKAKKRKRLNQLKRLEANTSCAHLYYGNNYDNDILGYTTVCYNYFYKLKKKLKKKDCVYRYELQKRSFKIKCKYDEILNLLIFFLHSDKLLANHRDQYIKTFIEQILEAPKLSFSFFIYLIIWLNNIDIHIDYKGYINSTHNDNMSFLKNEEKRKEIIDERKNKGKFLKNKECKIEHSSFLHFVEKESQEDMIKKRYTDEFSSNQKREKTSRHKELEEEEQCSEYNIAIKEKSIYGNSCSTLEKKKRINNEHVTGEEVTDHNNNMYLMSSPNVNYHDIQKYSDKDGENKYIYDSLTYNESSDASFSHFEIELSEEEDEEEEYNNGCMNKETNREVAYDDSPQKKGSNNCHNETMEMLNFNYNDNNTAYVDNSLKMPRKISNSNTYHMNEEINNEANLYKYSAASANISVGVSQSENRNTDFKYNDKEAISTASNEDDEDNTIKVRCKKESEMEEELFNINYYIKYTTMTQNSSNYYIFSFSLISNLLKKNQNIKAKKTILCIYINTLFKSSNEIRALLKKLITASKGIYNNTVNFFTYTKRIYSFYHKVFILFLLYICSMYIPNLKNDILFFSPFAFYLWPIELINFVHNFLLTNFSFFYNDILSIFVNYEQITFYEKRMLSLKNYAAINEKLNEYIKGFHQPNIFQSVEAFLKETDFFNNSSSFGKINDKENEQAIKGNRMNKSNTKSHMKTTNEEDRNGGRRSEEEEVKERHREEEESEKKHSEEKECLQRNEISQKILLEEIFVVLFIKTTDLMEEKKLLEKMKKSNRFLNFISIDFVDELCKFVLFNIEKGYEKNKDHFWLHFNLLFNETSEDDKTKIMDKFKYIELQDILNFFINSVDNFLSICVRSSIFFHLYLFVYSNCLKKEVRTILLNKFIETLPLLKSLFHEEFFRILKYNNKLNDTSIENTKRHEERENEKGVDEKENQKDDQVQRNDTNDSNTNTAEHSTTEQTKTEQTQDPTGGKEQALVKEEVGSTENEEQKNKELSTKETNTVNENSAFQVNIEIIKYISKNLYDCPSHPVRESHFNFLNFCYNLYLENQNIHFIIELIGFLKKDQILHIFSEIIKNEMEENIKIEILKCCINNIIKLPYSYILEKQNEKENESYYITNIEIFYFYYNLNKNKNIQKIMLDYFVTKVNLNTVDNQENIKMYNDITVKDIANIIQQIAENSNPIFPIYGRFLCQITKNINILREFISSIIMPLLIQKKIWTNKFIWKGFLMCISMLWSDFKHSLFYVFFMLPKDECLMLFNALQQKHSIQSDLMELISLNEQAKRMCPDYLKNLLNA; encoded by the exons atgttaaaaagtaaaaaaagcaGAATTCAAAAGATCATACAAGTACTCGAAAACAATGAAGAAGACGAGAAAACATTgattatgcatataaatgaaatagaaCAAATATTCTTCGAATGTTTTaacaatgaaaataaaaaaaatagtaggataattcatatttatgttattccATATgtcaatttattattagagCGTGTTCATAGCCAtgatggaaaaaataatactatatcATTTAAGGAAAGGCTCATTACAAGGATTTTAACCTTTTGTTGTTCTATTTtgagaattaataaaagttattcttatttagttatatcttactttgttaatttatttgaggaaaaatattatatagtaaaaattattgaatatttgaaaaagattattatttatttgttaaaaggtttattattttcaaaaatttgtttatgCGCAaaagatgatgatgatgacgATGATAATTATAGGAATAACAACCTCAATAACATTAAACAAGGATTTCataattatgttatattaaaatcaAAGGTTTTCAACGTGTTAATGAATTTCCACTTCTATAAATGGATAACGGATAAtccatataaatatgatctcattaaaaatttaatgttaattttaaccaaggaaattttattttttttccatgttttaaaaaataaaaaaaatatatttaaagaaatattaaggGAAGATAAACAAATTCACCATGTTATTAACgaaatatttgatatatcTTATTTAAATGATGTTACTGATAAGGTggacttaaaaaattatgatgaaATTATACTAATCTGGCTCGAACAAAATATTAGACTGCTTAAcgatttaattctttttaatctTAGTAACAATGCAAATAACATTTTCCATCATGCAAAGGAcgaaaattttatgaacgAAAACAAGGAAGATGGCAACTGGTCAAACGATAATTCTTCTTCAgccaaaataaaaaaagcaatCGCATCAACATTTGCAAAACCAAGAACGacaataaaaaaggatataataaaaaagagtaaaaataataaaatagaagaagaacaaaatattaagaaagaACATGTAACTAAACAGGATAAAGTTGATGAGGAGGTAAAAAACGAAGaagtaaataatacaaaCAATGACAGAACcaaatatgaaatttttaataagttaatatatcattttaattCAAAACAtgaatttcaaaatattacgAATGAAAATGTGGTAATCACTGCCAACAGAAATGATTTGTTAACAGGTGAAAAAATTGTTCAGGAAAGGAAATACAATCAAGCAGAGCATTTTATGgataattatatgaattattatacGAATGATACCCATTATAGGAATTGCATGAATTATGTGAATTTCTTCGATAACTCCTTTTTTGATAATACACACAATGTAGGACAACAAGATGATGCTAGTCAAAATGcaagtaaatatttacaaaactTGGGGtgtttaataaataacataGATCAAATAACAACAGATAACATTATTTTCCTTACGCATTTGATGagaaatattttctatttaattCGTGAAGTTCCCTTTgtactaaatttttttcttgaaaacattttcataatgatagaaaaattaatgcatctaaaaggaaatataaagaaaCGGTTGAGATATCATGGAGACAGAAATTGTAATATTCATGTGgaagataatttaaatatgtcTGATTCTCTTGATGAAgatatagaaaaaagaaaggggCGTGGCTCCAATTCCTTTGataaaggaaataataattataaagaaaaacttCTTCAttgtatgttttattatattaaaaatgaattgtatatattaatatgtagaaaaaatgtaaatttttcattctattattcatatattactAGTCTATTAAACTTCATGGGGGAAGAGGGAACGACGGATGaactaacaaaaaaaaaaatacaatcaTTGAACAATGCGCtttcaggaaaaaaaaaggaacaagaAATAGACATAGACatagaagaagaagaagaagaagaagaaaaaaaaaaaagaaaaaaaaaaaccaatGAAAACAATTTCAATTGTGAACATATGAACAAAACAATTCTACGAAAAGAGGATTATGGATATAAgaagttaaaaaatgaacaagtaGATATTATGTCGTACTtgaaagtaaaaatgaatgaaagcgaaaatgaaaatcaagattttaaaaaagaagaaaaggaaaacatttttataaatcaaattattaaaaaattatatctcactaattttaaattagacaaagaattttatgaaaattttgacTGTTCCAGGAAGAGTAACTTAATAgattttatacaaaaaaaaaaaagaaaaaagaaaaacacaGATATTGTAGGGGCAAATACAGGTGACAGCAATATTTGTGGTAGTCCTTATGGTTATGATTTTAATTCTAATTCATATGAACAAGCAGTTATGAAAATTGCTGAGGGGGGGATGGACCTTATGCACAACTCGAATCATATCGTTACATCTTATCAGAATAATAGTAACATGGAAAGTGGTGTAGTAGgactaaataaaaataaacccATTTTAAgggaaaattttaaagagaTTAATGATGACAGTATAGTGTATGAAAAAAGGGGCGATAATAAGGATTACAAAATCAGTGATAGTCAGTGGGAAGAAGAAATGATTTATTCAACGGATATGCAAAATAATATGATTGAACAGATGAATTACAAAAGTATGTATTCcaaatttttgaataatgatttaaaatattatgataatgTTAAAAGTAATGAACTTATACTAGGAACGgttgatttatatttttttcttatattttcacAAATACTTAATAACAATCTTGAAAACAGTGTTCAAGTTCTAGGTGAAAATgtgtttattaaaaaaattaataatcttaaaattattaataatattattaaaagaattattataaatagcATGATGAAAGAAAGGctaaagtttttttttcttacctTATActctataaaaattaattctatATGTGTGTTCACAGGGGACACCCGTAAcgatatttttctaaattattctactgtatttaaaatatttaacaattTGCTGTTTTACGCATATATcgatgaaaagaaaaaaaaaaagaaaaaggccaaaaaaaggaaaagattAAATCAGTTAAAACGGTTGGAAGCGAATACGAGCTGTGCACATCTCTATTATGGTAACAACTACGACAATGACATTTTGGGCTACACAACCGTTTGTTAcaattacttttataaattaaaaaaaaaattgaagaagaAGGATTGTGTGTACAGATATGAATTACAGAAAAGGagtttcaaaataaaatgtaaatatgacgaaattttaaatcttcttatattttttttacacagTGATAAACTCTTAGCAAATCATCGAGATCAATACATCAAAACATTTATAGAACAAATATTAGAAGCTCCTAAGTTATCcttttcgttttttatttatttaattatttggCTGAATAATATAGATATCCATATTGATTATAAAGGATATATTAATAGCACACATAATGATAACAtgtcttttttaaaaaatgaagagaaaaGAAAGGAAATAATAGATGAAAGAAAGAACAAAGgaaagtttttaaaaaataaggaatgTAAAATCGAGCATAGttcttttttacattttgttGAGAAGGAATCGCAAGAAGacatgataaaaaaaagatatactGATGAATTTTCAAGTAACCAAAAGAGAGAAAAGACTAGCAGACATAAAGAATTAGAAGAGGAAGAACAATGCTCCGAATATAATATAgcaataaaagaaaaatctaTATATGGTAACTCTTGCAGTACccttgaaaaaaagaagagaattAATAATGAACATGTTACTGGGGAAGAAGTAACTGATCATAACAATAATATGTATCTAATGTCTTCACCAAATGTTAATTATCATGATATCCAAAAATATTCTGATAAGGATGGtgaaaataagtatatttatgataGTCTTACATATAATGAATCGTCAGATGCGTCTTTTTCCCATTTTGAAATTGAATTAAGTGAAgaagaagatgaagaagaagaatataataatggCTGTATGAATAAAGAAACCAATAGAGAAGTGGCGTATGATGATAGTCCACAGAAGAAAGGGAGTAATAATTGCCATAACGAAACAATGGAAATGTTGAATTTTAactataatgataataataccGCTTATGTCgataattcattaaaaatgcCAAGAAAAATTAGTAATTCTAATACGTATCATATGAATGAAGAGATAAATAATGAAGCGAATTTGTACAAATACAGTGCTGCAAGTGCAAATATAAGTGTAGGTGTAAGCCAGAGTGAGAACAGAAATACAGATTTTAAGTACAATGATAAAGAAGCTATTAGTACTGCTAGCAATGAGGATGATGAGGATAATACTATAAAGGTTAGATGTAAAAAAGAGAGCGAAATGGAGGAAGAACTTTTTAATATCAAttactatataaaatataccaCAATGACTCAGAATTCGTcaaactattatatatttagctTTTCACTAATTTCTAATTTACTTAAGAAGAATCAAAACATTAAGGCAAAAAAAACCAtactatgtatatacattaatacattatttaaGTCGAGTAATGAAATAAGAgcccttttaaaaaaactaataacTGCTTCAAAAggaatttataataatacagtaaacttttttacatacacgaaaagaatatattctttttatcacaaagtttttattttatttttgttatatatatgcagtaTGTACATcccaaatttaaaaaatgatattctttttttttcaccctttgcattttatttatggCCAATAGAgttaattaattttgttcataattttttgttaacaaatttttcctttttttacaatgacatattatcaatttttgtgaattatgaacaaattaCGTTCTACGAAAAAAGGATGCtctctttaaaaaattatgctgcaattaatgaaaaattaaatgaatatataaaggGTTTTCATCAGCCAAATATTTTCCAATCAGTGGAAGCGTTTCTAAAAGAAActgatttttttaataatagcagtagttttggaaaaattaatgataagGAAAATGAGCAAGCAATTAAAGGTAATAGAATGAATAAGTCGAATACGAAAAGTCATATGAAGACAACAAATGAAGAGGATCGAAATGGAGGGAGGCGAAGCGAAGAGGAAGAAGTTAAAGAAAGGCATagagaagaggaagaaagTGAAAAGAAGCATagtgaagaaaaagaatgcCTACAGAGGAACGAAATATCACAGAAAATATTACTAGAAGAAATTTTCGTTGTCTTGTTCATAAAAACAACAGATTtaatggaagaaaaaaaattgcttgAGAAGATGAAAAAATCAAATAGATTTCTAAACTTTATAAGTATTGATTTTGTTGATGAATTGtgtaaatttgttttattcaatattgaaaaagggtatgaaaaaaataaagatcaTTTTTGgttacattttaatttactttttaacgAAACGTCAGAAGatgataaaacaaaaataatggataagtttaaatatatagaattacAAGATATTTTGAactttttcataaattcAGTTGATAACTTTTTGAGTATATGTGTGAGAtcatctatattttttcatttatatttatttgtatatagtAATTGtctaaaaaaagaagtaaggACAATTTTGTTGAACAAGTTTATAGAGACATTACCTTTATTGAAGTCTTTATTTCATGAAGAGTTTTTcagaattttaaaatataataacaaattaaatgatACCAGTATTGAAAATACGAAAAGGCATGAGGAAAGGGAGAATGAAAAAGGAGTAGATGAAAAGGAGAATCAAAAGGATGATCAGGTGCAGAGAAACGACACAAATGATAGTAATACGAATACCGCAGAACATTCTACAACAGAACAAACGAAAACAGAACAGACACAAGATCCTACAGGTGGTAAGGAGCAAGCATTGGTAAAAGAAGAGGTAGGAAGTACAGAAAACGAagaacagaaaaataaagaattatcCACAAAAGAAACAAATACTGTGAATGAAAATAGTGCATTTCAAgttaatatagaaataataaaatatataagcaaGAATTTGTATGATTGTCCTTCACATCCTGTAAGGGAGAGCCACTTTAATTTTCTAAActtttgttataatttatacctagaaaatcaaaatatccattttattattgaatTAATTggatttttgaaaaaagaccaaattttgcatatatttagtgaaataattaaaaatgagatggaagaaaatataaaaattgaaattttgaaatgttgcattaacaatattattaaattgcCTTATTCCTATATTCTAGAGAAACAAAacgaaaaggaaaatgaatCTTATTACATAAcaaatattgaaatattttatttttattataatttaaataaaaataaaaacattcaaaaaattatgttagaTTATTTTGTAACAAAAGTTAATTTAAATACAGTTGATAATCAAGAAAACATTAAAATGTACAATGATATAACAGTGAAAGATATAGCAAATATAATTCAACAAATAGCGGAAAATAGTAATCCTATATTTCCTATATATGGAAGGTTTTTGTGtcaaataacaaaaaatataaatatattaagagaATTTATTAGTAGTATTATTATGCCCTTACtgatacagaaaaaaatatggacaAATAAATTCATATGGAAAGGCTTTTTAATGTGTATATCTATGTTATGGTCCGATTTCAAGCACTcccttttttatgttttttttatgttaccaaa ggACGAATGCTTGATGCTTTTTAACGCTTTACAACAGAAACATTCCATACAAAGCGACTTAATGGAATTGATATCTTTAAACGAGCAG GCAAAAAGAATGTGCCCAGATTATTTGAAGAACTTATTAAATGCTTGA